In Drosophila simulans strain w501 chromosome X, Prin_Dsim_3.1, whole genome shotgun sequence, one DNA window encodes the following:
- the LOC6724960 gene encoding 40S ribosomal protein S12, mitochondrial has protein sequence MNFLRQSFGITKQLASQAIQCSYETAVRGMASLQQMHRSGPHIKTRPPRQPLDGKPFAKGVVLKTLIKKPKKPNSANRKCVLVRLSTGKEMVAYIPGIGHNLQEHNIVLCRVGRLQDVPGVKLKAVRGVYDLAHVIKKSQ, from the exons ATGAATTTTCTGCGGCAATCCTTTGGCATTACGAAACAGTTGGCTTCGCAGG ccATCCAGTGCAGCTATGAGACCGCCGTCCGTGGAATGGCATCGCTGCAGCAGATGCACCGCAGCGGACCGCACATAAAGACGCGGCCGCCGCGCCAGCCGCTGGATGGAAAGCCCTTCGCCAAGGGCGTCGTCCTGAAGACGCTGATAAAGAAGCCCAAGAAGCCGAACTCGGCCAATAGAAAGTGCGTGCTGGTGCGTCTCTCCACCGGCAAGGAGATGGTGGCCTACATCCCCGGCATCGGGCACAACCTGCAGGAGCACAACATCGTACTGTGCCGCGTGGGGCGTCTGCAGGACGTGCCCGGCGTGAAGCTGAAGGCTGTGCGCGGAGTCTACGACTTGGCACACGTCATCAAGAAGAGCCAATAG